The Cellulomonas fulva genome includes a window with the following:
- a CDS encoding TetR/AcrR family transcriptional regulator: protein MAEGTSEEPTRPRGPRMARDERRAQVLRIAQELFSSEGFHHVSMDDIADRALVSKPVLYRHFPSKLDLYLAVVDQRGADLLAAVAAAVAPIEHGPVQRGQGREVIAAIVRAYMTFVELAGESSALLFESDVTHDADVRARVESASSQAAHHIAAVLQPVTGLQPADCHVIAVSLISLAQGAATHRFRQADTLDAEHVADLVTRLAWAGVQGLVRPDFAYDE, encoded by the coding sequence GCATGGCGCGCGACGAGCGCCGTGCCCAGGTGCTGCGCATCGCCCAGGAGCTGTTCTCGTCCGAGGGCTTCCACCACGTGTCGATGGACGACATCGCGGACCGCGCGCTCGTCAGCAAGCCGGTCCTCTACCGGCACTTCCCCTCGAAGCTGGACCTGTACCTCGCGGTCGTCGACCAGCGGGGCGCCGACCTGCTCGCGGCGGTCGCCGCCGCCGTCGCACCCATCGAGCACGGGCCGGTCCAGCGCGGTCAGGGCCGCGAGGTCATCGCCGCGATCGTGCGCGCCTACATGACGTTCGTCGAGCTCGCGGGCGAGTCCTCCGCGCTGCTGTTCGAGTCCGACGTCACCCACGACGCCGACGTGCGGGCGCGCGTCGAGAGCGCGTCGTCGCAGGCCGCGCACCACATCGCGGCCGTGCTGCAGCCGGTCACCGGCCTGCAGCCCGCGGACTGCCACGTGATCGCGGTCTCGCTCATCTCGCTCGCGCAGGGTGCGGCCACGCACCGGTTCCGCCAGGCGGACACGCTCGACGCCGAGCACGTCGCGGACCTGGTCACGCGCCTCGCGTGGGCGGGCGTGCAGGGACTGGTCCGGCCGGACTTCGCGTACGACGAGTAG
- a CDS encoding ferritin-like fold-containing protein produces MTTDAQPTPAPPATPAPGPSREGVADALELLGLVAQLEHTAFVRLAADSAIAPTVEQRLALSRFAAAAVERRDRVIARIEELGADAATTLQPFDDVLDEFDARTPPSSWWERLLKAYVGYGVADDFCRLAAQGLDERSRAVVLDVLDDASHAELAVAELDAAGAQDDALSSRLALWGRRLVGEALSVVQRLVAQRPGLARLARAGAEPEAAAADQTVATDVQASTNVPTKVFGELTAQHTRRMGRLGLTP; encoded by the coding sequence ATGACCACCGACGCCCAGCCCACGCCCGCACCCCCTGCGACGCCCGCGCCGGGGCCGTCCCGGGAGGGCGTCGCGGACGCGCTGGAGCTCCTGGGCCTCGTCGCGCAGCTCGAGCACACGGCCTTCGTGCGGCTCGCCGCCGACTCCGCGATCGCGCCGACGGTCGAGCAGCGCCTGGCGCTGTCCCGCTTCGCCGCGGCGGCGGTCGAGCGCCGGGACCGGGTCATCGCCCGGATCGAGGAGCTGGGCGCCGACGCCGCCACGACGCTGCAGCCGTTCGACGACGTGCTCGACGAGTTCGACGCCAGGACGCCGCCGAGCTCCTGGTGGGAGCGCCTGCTCAAGGCGTACGTCGGCTACGGCGTCGCGGACGACTTCTGCCGGCTGGCCGCCCAGGGGCTCGACGAGCGGTCACGCGCCGTGGTCCTCGACGTGCTCGACGACGCGTCGCACGCGGAGCTCGCGGTCGCCGAGCTCGACGCGGCTGGCGCGCAGGACGACGCGCTGTCCTCACGCCTCGCGCTGTGGGGGCGCCGCCTGGTCGGCGAGGCGCTGTCCGTGGTCCAGCGGCTGGTCGCGCAGCGCCCCGGCCTCGCGCGGCTGGCCCGGGCCGGCGCCGAGCCGGAGGCGGCCGCGGCGGACCAGACCGTCGCCACCGACGTCCAGGCGTCCACGAACGTCCCGACCAAGGTGTTCGGCGAGCTGACCGCGCAGCACACCCGCCGGATGGGGCGCCTGGGCCTGACGCCCTGA
- a CDS encoding DEAD/DEAH box helicase yields MTTTEHIPAADDAAPTSEASALASPMTRPLVSTASSVQAVDASFADFDVRPEIVQALADAGISHPFPIQAMTLPVALSGHDIIGQAKTGTGKTLGFGVPLLNRIVARDEEGYDQLRAPGKPQALVVVPTRELAVQVAGDLATASARRSVRVVQVYGGRAYEPQIDALNKGVDVVVGTPGRMIDMLKQRHLDLSHVRTVVLDEADEMLDLGFLPDVETLLAATPASRHTMLFSATMPGPVVAMARRYMTQPTHIRAADPDDDGSQTVKNIKQVVYRAHALDKVELLSRILQANGRGLTIVFARTKRTAAKVADELAERGFASGALHGDLGQGAREQALRAFRNGKVDVLVATDVAARGIDVEDVTHVINYQCPEDEKTYLHRTGRTGRAGNKGTAVTFVDWDDTPRWGLIDKALGLGIPEPVETYSSSPHVYTDLDIPQGVKGRLPKSQQTRAGLSAEVLEDLGETGKRTRQAPAGGSGRDGGRDGGRDGGRDSGRSGTGRDRGRPEGRGPASSGPSSDAPRDEAGEGRSRRRRGGRGRGRGEGATSADQPAGAASGTSASEASGAGSSGTSASSTGESRPDGAGDGARRSRNRRRTRGGRPADATPAPEQA; encoded by the coding sequence GTGACCACCACAGAGCACATACCCGCGGCCGACGACGCCGCCCCCACGAGCGAGGCCTCGGCCCTCGCCAGCCCCATGACCCGTCCCCTGGTCAGCACCGCCTCGTCGGTGCAGGCCGTGGACGCCTCGTTCGCGGACTTCGACGTCCGCCCCGAGATCGTCCAGGCGCTCGCCGACGCCGGCATCAGCCACCCGTTCCCCATCCAGGCGATGACGCTGCCCGTGGCCCTGTCCGGGCACGACATCATCGGCCAGGCCAAGACCGGCACCGGCAAGACCCTCGGGTTCGGCGTCCCGCTCCTCAACCGGATCGTCGCGCGCGACGAGGAGGGCTACGACCAGCTCCGCGCGCCCGGCAAGCCGCAGGCGCTCGTCGTCGTCCCCACCCGCGAGCTCGCCGTGCAGGTCGCGGGCGACCTCGCCACCGCCTCCGCGCGCCGGTCGGTGCGCGTCGTGCAGGTCTACGGCGGGCGGGCGTACGAGCCGCAGATCGACGCGCTCAACAAGGGCGTCGACGTGGTCGTGGGCACGCCGGGCCGCATGATCGACATGCTCAAGCAGCGTCACCTGGACCTGAGCCACGTGCGCACGGTCGTGCTCGACGAGGCCGACGAGATGCTCGACCTGGGCTTCCTGCCGGACGTCGAGACGCTGCTCGCCGCGACCCCCGCGTCGCGCCACACCATGCTGTTCTCGGCGACCATGCCCGGTCCGGTCGTCGCCATGGCGCGCCGCTACATGACGCAGCCGACGCACATCCGCGCGGCGGACCCGGACGACGACGGCAGCCAGACCGTCAAGAACATCAAGCAGGTCGTCTACCGCGCCCACGCGCTCGACAAGGTCGAGCTGCTGTCCCGCATCCTGCAGGCCAACGGCCGCGGCCTGACGATCGTCTTCGCGCGGACCAAGCGGACCGCGGCCAAGGTCGCCGACGAGCTGGCCGAGCGCGGCTTCGCATCCGGGGCGCTGCACGGCGACCTCGGGCAGGGCGCCCGCGAGCAGGCGCTGCGCGCGTTCCGCAACGGGAAGGTCGACGTGCTCGTCGCGACCGACGTCGCCGCACGCGGCATCGACGTCGAGGACGTCACGCACGTCATCAACTACCAGTGCCCCGAGGACGAGAAGACCTACCTGCACCGCACCGGCCGCACCGGCCGCGCGGGGAACAAGGGCACGGCCGTCACGTTCGTGGACTGGGACGACACGCCGCGCTGGGGCCTGATCGACAAGGCCCTCGGCCTCGGCATCCCCGAGCCCGTCGAGACGTACTCGAGCTCGCCGCACGTCTACACCGACCTCGACATCCCGCAGGGCGTCAAGGGTCGCCTGCCGAAGTCGCAGCAGACCCGTGCGGGCCTGTCCGCCGAGGTCCTCGAGGACCTGGGCGAGACCGGCAAGCGCACGCGCCAGGCGCCCGCGGGCGGCTCCGGTCGCGATGGTGGGCGTGATGGTGGGCGTGACGGCGGGCGGGACTCTGGCCGGTCGGGCACGGGCCGCGACCGCGGTCGACCCGAGGGTCGCGGTCCCGCGTCCTCGGGTCCGTCCTCCGACGCGCCGCGCGACGAGGCGGGCGAGGGCCGTTCCCGTCGCCGTCGCGGCGGCCGCGGCCGCGGCCGCGGCGAGGGCGCGACGAGCGCCGACCAGCCGGCCGGCGCCGCGTCGGGCACGAGCGCGTCCGAGGCCTCCGGCGCCGGCTCGTCCGGCACGAGCGCGTCGTCGACCGGCGAGAGCCGGCCGGACGGAGCCGGCGACGGCGCCCGCCGCAGCCGCAACCGCCGCCGCACGCGCGGCGGCCGACCGGCCGACGCGACGCCCGCGCCCGAGCAGGCCTGA
- a CDS encoding DUF3107 domain-containing protein, whose amino-acid sequence MEITIGVQHVSREIALEVDLTADEVSAAVAAALAGKPALELTDAKGRRVIVPTSTLAFVELGAETKARVGFGSI is encoded by the coding sequence GTGGAGATCACGATCGGTGTGCAGCACGTGTCGCGGGAGATCGCGCTCGAGGTCGACCTGACGGCGGACGAGGTGTCCGCCGCCGTCGCGGCCGCGCTCGCCGGGAAGCCCGCGCTCGAGCTCACCGACGCCAAGGGTCGCCGCGTGATCGTCCCGACGAGCACGCTCGCGTTCGTCGAGCTCGGCGCCGAGACCAAGGCTCGCGTGGGGTTCGGCTCGATCTGA